In one Dermacentor variabilis isolate Ectoservices chromosome 4, ASM5094787v1, whole genome shotgun sequence genomic region, the following are encoded:
- the LOC142578305 gene encoding uncharacterized protein LOC142578305, with amino-acid sequence MDAPSAQRQSLTVAVLMGMSERALVERLADREPLRIHELESALALTRRRSALGADGITCQKLRNLAEPQRVRLLEQFNFSWSTGVLPKSWMMAVMNSNPASGTSTVVATLEDARGSGYVAMLLLLYVQSAFDRLPNEVIEAAQDCLGVTGCLWGSMTAFLVGGSFRVRVGKVLSDARDITSVVPQGSMLSPFLFNLAMAGHAAALPADSRYPICCAIYADDVALWVPGPRRSIASIRGSLQRALEAVISFSLALASPRPRQRHRHYLYTRWPPHATT; translated from the exons ATGGATGCTCCAAGTGCTCAACGCCAGTCCTTAACCGTGGCTGTCCTCATGGGCATGAGCGAGCGGGCCCTGGTCGAGCGCCTAGCCGACCG CGAGCCTCTCCGCATACACGAGCTCGAGTCGGCGCTGGCTCtcacacgacgacggagtgctcTAGGAGCCGATGGCATAACCTGCCAGAAGCTGCGTAACCTTGCAGAGCCGCAACGGGTACGACTCCTGGAGCAGTTCAACTTCTCCTGGAGCACTGGGGTCCTGCCCAAAAGCTGGATGATGGCTGTGATG AACAGCAATCCggcttcaggcacaagcactgtGGTGGCCACCCTGGAGGATGCCAGGGGCAGTGGATACGTTGCCATGCTGCTGCTCCTGTACGTCCAGAGTGCCTTTGACAGGCTGCCGAACGAGGTGATCGAGGCTGCACAGGACTGCTTGGGCGTCACGGGATGTCTTTGGGGCTCCATGACTGCCTTCCTGGTGGGCGGGAGCTTTCGTGTGCGGGTAGGCAAGGTGCTCAGCGATGCCAGAGACATCACCTCCGTTGTCCCGCAGGGATCGATGCTGAGCCCTTTCCTCTTCAACCTGGCTATGGCAGGACACGCAGCAGCACTACCGGCTGACAGCCGCTACCCAATCTGCTgcgctatctacgcagatgacgtggCGCTGTGGGTACCAGGACCCAGAAGAAGCATCGCTTCCATCCGGGGCTCACTACAGAGGGCATTAGAAGCGGTCATCTCCTTCTCGTTGGCACTGGCCTCTCCGCGTCCCCGGCAAAGACATAGGCACTACTTGTACACTCGCTGGCCTCCCCACGCCACTACGTGA
- the LOC142578306 gene encoding uncharacterized protein LOC142578306 produces MASSQGSVPDLCGCEIERFLDAVQQHPCVYDSKRMDYRDAERKNNAWEQIRVYSGLLTVEECLKLWKRLRDRYTRELKAIEATKRSGSGYVSRRAWEFTESMAFYKHCGRPRKTACSLEPATCGDDGEAAETILASIASTPPSPSGVDSFEESPQELQMPATPPPLAERPSVAGKHEATAKHKKEKKNDHFEEQLLSRLDSKMSENEAFGVSIGLSLDKMPRKVALKCKAQIMALIAQMEDEDNVQTISIN; encoded by the exons atggcctcttcCCAAGGCAGCGTGCCCGACCTGTGCGGCTGCGAAATTGAAAGGTTTCTGGACGCCGTCCAGCAACACCCGTGCGTCTACGACTCGAAAAGGATGGATTACCGGGATGCAGAGCGGAAAAACAACGCGTGGGAGCAGATACGCGTGTACTCCGGCCTCTTGACAG tcgaagagtgcctgaaatTATGGAAGCGGCTCAGGGACCGATATACCCGTGAGTTGAAAGCCATTGAAGCCACAAAAAGgagtggcagcggctacgtgtctcGGCGGGCCTGGGAATTCACGGAGTCCATGGCCTTTTACAAACATTGCGGCCGCCCGAGGAA AACGGCATGCAGCCTGGAGCCAGCCACTTGTGGTGATGATGGCGAGGCCGCCGAGACCATCTTGGCATCTATAGCTAGTACGCCGCCATCACCCTCAGGCGTTGACAGTTTCGAGGAATCCCCACAGGAGCTGCAAATGCCAGCAACGCCGCCACCATTGGCAGAACGACCGTCGGTAGCCGGTAAACACGAGGCTACAGCGAagcacaagaaagagaaaaaaaatgaccacTTTGAAGAGCAGCTGTTGTCTAGACTTGACAGCAAGATGTCAGAAAATGAGGCATTTGGAGTATCTATCGGCCTCAGCCTGGACAAGATGCCCCGTAAGGTGGCACTGAAATGCAAAGCGCAGATAATGGCACTAATTGCACAAATGGAGGACGAAGACAATGTGCAAACCATCAGCATTAATTAA